Part of the Oerskovia paurometabola genome is shown below.
GGAAGGACGGTGGTCGCGATCTCGCCGGGGCGCGCGTCCTCGAGACGGACCTCGACCGTGGAACGGCGGGCGCCGTGCACCGAGTGGTTGACCAGCGGGGCGCCCAGTACGGCCGCGTTGGGCAGGTGCACCTCGCGCCCGTCGACCGTCGCGATGACGACCGAACGGCCGTTGAGCTCCTTGACGACGCCCGTCCAGTCCAGCGACTCGATCTCGTCGCCCAGCCGCACGGGTGTCCTGGTCTGGAGGATGATCGCGGCCCCGAAGTTGTCCGCGATGCCGCGCAGGGCCAGGACGGCGACGATCACGACGACGATCACGGCGCCGAGGATCGGTTCGGTGCGGAAGCCCAGGAACGCGAGGGCCAGCCCGATCCCCACGAGCAGCACGGCGTAGTGGACCACCCGTTCCGCGACCGCGAGGACCTGGGGCGACAGGCCCTTGGTACGCGCACCCAGGGCGCGCACGCCCCGGCGCGCGAGGCGGGACAGGAGCCACGCACCGAGCACCGCGAGCAGCGCGAGGACTACGTCCCAGCCCGAGACGTCGCTGTCGGCGAACCAGCTGCTCACGGTGTCGACCACGCGCGTCCTCCTCGTCCTCGGGACCGTGCTCGCGCGCGGTGCGGCCTGCCCGACGGCGGCCCCCGCCAGGTCGATGCTCGCACCGTGGGACGGGGTCGGCATCCGGTGCCGGCGGCTCAGGGCCCCATCCCCCGGCAGACATCACCCACCATGGGGAGCGCTCCCCATTGCGGTGGGCCCCCTCCACCCCCCAGAGTTGACCTCGTGGTCCACGCCACCATTCACCCCACCACCCTTGAGGGAGCTTTCTTCGTGCGTCTCGTCCGCGGTATCGCCGTCCTGTCCGTCGCGTCCGTCGGGGTCCTCGGCCTCGCCGCCTGCTCGTCGGGAACCGACGCCCCCGCGTCCTCCTCGTCCGCGACGCCCGAGGGGGAGAAGGCTCCCGCGAAGGACTCGTCGTCGGACCTCACCGCCGAGAACTTCGTGCAGCGCATCACCGACGCGCAGCTCGCGGCGGGCAGCGTGACCATGGCGACCTCGACCGCTGTCGAGGGCACCACCATGGACATGACCGGCGACATCGTCTTCACGGACGGCTCGCAGAACCTCGCCATGACCATGACGGTCCCGGGCTCGGGCGAGATGCAGATCCGCTTCGTCGACGGCGTCTTCTACATGAACATGGGCGAGCTCAGCCAGAACAAGTTCGTCGCGATCGACCCCGCCGACGAGACCAACCCCATGGCGTCCTCGTTCGAGGGCCTCACCGAGCAGATGGACCCGACGGCGAGCGTCGAGGCGCTCGACGGCGCGATCAAGAGCGTCGAGAAGGACGGCGAGCCCGTCGACGTCGACGGCGTCAAGGCCCAGCCCTACACGGTCGTGGTCGACACCACGAAGCTCACGGGCTCGATCGCGGAGCAGGCCGACGCCGCAGGTGCCGCCCTCCCCGAGACGCTGACGTACCAGTACTGGATCGACGGTGACGACCTCATGCGCAAGGTCGTCGTGGACCTCATGGGGACGAGCATGGAGATGACGTTCTCCAACTGGGGCGAGGACCTGCAGGTCGTGGCCCCGTCGGCCGAGGAGATCACGACCGAGCCGCTCTTCTGATCCACAGCTCCCCGGGGCTCTGAGCCCGACGAACGACGGCGGCGTGCCGGTCCACGGACCGGTGCGCCGCCGTCGTGCTGTCCCGGCCGCCGGACGAACCGTGAGGCGGGCGCGCCGGTGCGCGCCGCCGTCGGGCGCCGTCGGTCCGTCGGGTGCCGTCAGTCCGTGGGGCGGCGGCGCATCTGCTTGGTCGTGGTCCGCTGCTTCTTCGCCGCGAGGCGACGTTCCTGCGAGCCGCGCGTGGGGCGGGTCGCCCGGCGCTGCCGCGCCGGCGGAGCGAGGCCCTCGGCGACGAGCACCGCGAGGCGCGTCCGCGCGGCGGCCCGGTTGCGGAGCTGCTCGCGGTTCTCGCTCGCCGTCACGGTGAGCACCCCGGCGACGAGCCTCTTGTCGAGGCGGGCGAGGAGGCGCGCGCGCTGGGAGTCGGACAGGACGGCCGACGCCTCGACGTCCCACGACAGCTCGACGCGCGAGTCCGTGGTGTTGACACCCTGCCCGCCCGGGCCCGAGGAACGCGAGAACCGCCAGGCGAGCTCGCCCTCGGGGATCGTCAGGGCCGGGCTGACTGCGAGGCCTCGGTGCGGGACGGTGGTCATCCGACCATCATCGCGCGTCGGCGAGGGGCGGCGGACGGTCGAGCGGCGTGAGCGCCCCCTCCGCGCGGATTCTGGTACGCACGTCTAACTCTGTGACCGGTATCACCGGAATATGACGTCATGTCCGCGCACCGGTGATGTCTCCCCCGGAGTGCCCGGACCGGCCGGGCGCGCCGCGGCACCGCCGCGCGACGAGAGGACCCGCGAGACGTGACTGCCCTGCCCGACCGGAGAACGCACACAGGACGACGATCACCGGTCGCCTTCCTGCTGACCCTCCTCCTCGCGCTCACCTCGGTACTGACCACCATCCCCGCCGCCCATGCGGCGACCGGGACCCCGATCTCGGTCGACAGCATCTCGTTCAGCAAGCAGGAGCTCGCCGACGGCAGCACCCAGGAGCTCACCGTCCGGTGGAGCGTCCCCGGCGAGGCGACGAACCCCGTCAGCGTGAGCGTCGACCTGCCCGCGGGACTCACCGGGCGAGCGGACCGGTTCGCGATGATCTCTCCCGACGGTGATCCGGCCGGGGAGTGCGTCGTGGGCGCCACGACCATCACGTGCACCGTGGACCCCGCGTACGTCGACGGGCACGAGGTCGCCATGAGCGGGGAGTTCACCGTCCGGGCCGACGTCTGGCTCGAGAACCTCTCGACCGTCGAGCACGTGTTCGACTTCGGTACCGTCGACGGCCCCGTCACCGTGACCGTCACGCCCAACCCCGACCGCTGCACGGAGAGCTGCACCTACCAGGGCCAGCACGAGGGCAAGTGGGGCTGGTACGACAACCTCACCGACACGATCACCTGGACGGTGTCCGTCCCCGCGCCGAGCGACGGCATGCCCGCAGGGCTCGACGTCGTCGTCGAGGACGTGCTCGACCCCACGGCCTACGAGCTCATCGGCACGCCCACCGTCTACGAGGGCCGCTCCACGAGCTACGACCGGCTCGGCCGCGAGCAGGCCGACCTCCGGGCCAAGGGACCCTCCGACGTCACCGTCTCCGCGGACGGGCTGCGGGTCGAGTTCACCTCGGTCGCCGGTGCCGCGGGCGAGTCGCTCCCCCCAGGTCACACCGGTCTGACCGGGTCGGTCTACCGCGTCGAGTGGACGGTCCGCGCCCTCGACGAGGGCAAGGCCACCACCTACGCGAACACGGCCCGGTACACGATCGAGGGAGACGTCTCGCACGTCGTCACGGGACAGGCCACGCGCTGGTCGGGCTCCGGCACCGTCGTCGGCCGCAACTTCGGCAAGCTCCAGCTCACCAAGGAGCTCCACGGCGACACGACCCTGACCTCGGCGTTCAGCGTGCGCTACACGGCGCTGCTCGACGGCCAGGTCACCGACGAGCGCACCGTCGAGCTGCGCGACGGCCAGACGTTCCTCACCGACGAGCTGTTCAAGGGCACCACGGTCCGCCTCGAGGAGATCGCGCCCACCGGACCGGAGAACGTCACCTGGGCCGACCCCGTCTTCGTCCAGCCGGACGGCACCACTTCCGAGCGCCTCGAGCTGACCTTCGGCGCCGACCGGTCGAACCTCGGTGGCGTCACCGAGATCCGCCTGGTCAACCGGGCGACCCTCGCCCGCGCAGCCGTCCAGGCCCACAAGGTCGTCGTCAACGACGACGGCCTCCGCCTCCCTCAGGACCTGTCGTTCACCCTGGCCTACGCCTGGGACGCCGTGCCCGGCCGCGGCATCGGGGCGGGCAGCGGCCGCGTGACCCTGCCCGCCACGGGTGACCGGGTCTCGGTCCCCGACCTCCCGGTCGGGGCGACCGTCCGCTTCACCGAGCCCGCCCCGACGAAGGTCCCGGGCGGCACCTGGTCGTCGCCCGCCGTCTCGCCCTCCGAGGTGTTCGTGACCGACGCGAGCGGCACCGTGGACGTGACCGTCACCAACACCGTGACGCGGGACCTCGGCGCGTTCAGCCTCACCAAGCGCCTCGCGGGGGACGGGGCCGGGCTCGTGACCGACCCCACGTTCACCGTCCGGTGGTCCTACCCCGCCGACCCGGCGCAGGGCATCGACGAGGCGGGCACCGGCGAGGTGACCGTCACGGCGGGCGAGCCCGCGATCGTAGTCGACCAGGTGCCCGCGGGCGCCCGCGTCACGCTCACGGAGGTCCTCGACGAGGTCGAGGGCGGCACCTGGGGCGAAACGGCGTTCAGCGAGCAGACGTTCACCGTGATCAAGGACGACGTCGTGGCCGTCGACCTCGACAACGTCATCACCCTGAACGCGGGGTTCGTCTCGGTCCGCAAGGCGATCGAGGGGACCGGCGCAGGGCTCGTGCCCGCCGACGACACGTTCGTCGTGCGGTACACGTACCCCGCGGGCACGGGCTTCGCCGCTGGCGACGGTCGGCTCGTCGTGCCGGCGGACGGCGAGGTCGTCACGAGCGGTCCCCTGCCCTACGGTGCGGTCCTGACCCTCTCCGAGCTCCCCCCTGCCGACGTCGCAGGAGCGACCTGGGGCGAGGTCGGCACCTTCGCGCCCAGGGTCGTGACGATCGGTGACGGGACGACGAGCGAGGTCACGCTCACCAACTCGATCTCGCGGGACGTGGGTGCGTTCGCGCTCTCCAAGCGTGTCGAGGGGTCAGGTGCCGCGCTCGTCGCGCCCGAGGACGAGTACACGTTCACCTACTCCTATCCTGCCGGGGACACCTGGGCGGCCCTCGAAGCGACGACGGTCTCGGTGCCTGGTGACGGCACCACCGTGACGGTTCGCGACATCCCCGCCGGGGCCGTGGTCACGGTCGCCGAGGACTCGCCCGAGGCCGTCGAGGGCGGCACCTGGTCGGCCCCGACGTACGGCGCGGCGAACAGCTTCGTCGTCACGAAGGACTCGACCTACGCGCTCGACGTCGTCAACTCGATCGAGCGGACGACCGGGTACCTCTCGGTGCGCAAGGACGTCGTCGGCACGGGTGCGCACCTCCTGCCGGCCGACGCCGAGTTCGTCGTGCGCTACACGTACCCCGCGGGGGACGGCTTCGCAGCGGGCGAGGGCACCGTGGTCGTCACGGCCGACGGCGTGCCCGGCGTCAGCGAGCCCCTCCCCTACGGCGCCCTCGTGACGCTCGTCGAGGAGGCGCCCGCGCCGGTCGCCGGTGCCACCTGGACCGAGGCCGTCCTCAGCACCGAGCAGGTCCGCGTCGGCGACGGCACCGTGGTCGGGGTCGTCGTGACCAACACGCTCGACACGAACCCGGCACGCCCGGGCCCGGGGGTCGACCGGCTCTCGAACACCGGCGTCACGGTGCCGCTCGCTCTCCTCGGGGGCGCGGTGCTCCTGGTCGCGGGCGGTGCGACGCTGCGGGTCGCCGCTCGACGGCGCCGGTCGTGACGCACTGAGGCCCACGCCCGTGCTGGCGGGCGACGGGCGCAGGACGCACCGCTGACGGTGAGCGGCGCCGTCGGGCAAGATCTCCCGCCCGACGGCGCCGCTCGCCTCAGGCGGCCTTCTCGCCCACGCGCCCCTCGGCGCGGTCGCGGATGCCGCGCAGCATGCGCGCGCTCATGAGGAAGCTGACGGGCTGGACCGGTTCGACGATCGCCCCGGACCACCAGCGCGTGTACCCGTAGCGCTCGCGCACGACGAGGCGCGTGGCGCCGTCGGCGACGGGGCGCAGCACGAACGACCAGGTGAAGTCGTACGGCGGCGCCGACGCACCGACCGGCACCGCTCCCCGCAGCACGAGGTGCCGGTCCGGGACCATCGCGGCGACGCGCAGCGCGACGTCGGGGTGGAGGCGCACGTCGTCGCCGACCGCGAGACGCTGCCACCGGGGATCGACCCGGTCCGCGTTCTCGATGTCGCAGCCCACGAGGTTCTCGAGCCACTCGTAGCTGTAGAAGCCTCCGCGCCCCTGGCCGAGCTGCAGGACCCACTTCCACACCTCGCGCGGCGGGGCGTCGATCGTGACGGCGCGGGTCGCGACCGCGTCGGCGTCGGGGACGATCTCGTCGCCCGCGAGCGGCTCGGACGGCTCGCCGTCGCGGGTCCCCCAGGTCATGGTCAGGCGTCGGGTCAGGAGCAGCGCTCCGACCAGGAGCGCCGCAGCGGCGGTCCGTCGTACGAGCGGTCTCATGGCAGTCTCCTCCGTCGTGGGACCTCGGCTGTCTCGATCGTCGCATCTCCGGGGACCGAAGTCGCGACGCTTGTGACGGATTGCACAAGCGTGTCGTGGACGGTCAGCCCACGAGGCCGACGGCCAGGAAGTGCGGGCTCGCGGCGATCATCGCCGGGTCCTGCTCGAGCAGGCGCGCCGCCCGGACCGCGGAACCCAGCAGGGGCTCGGCCTCGTCCAGCGGCAGGTTGTCGAGCGCCGGGGCGCTCGGCCCCTCGACGCCGTAGACCGCGACCGTCCCCAGCCCCGCGTCCTCGAGCTCCCCCGCGAGCTCGTCGGGACGGTGGAAGTACGCGGTCGTGAAGCCGGACCGCGGG
Proteins encoded:
- the arfB gene encoding alternative ribosome rescue aminoacyl-tRNA hydrolase ArfB; the protein is MTTVPHRGLAVSPALTIPEGELAWRFSRSSGPGGQGVNTTDSRVELSWDVEASAVLSDSQRARLLARLDKRLVAGVLTVTASENREQLRNRAAARTRLAVLVAEGLAPPARQRRATRPTRGSQERRLAAKKQRTTTKQMRRRPTD
- a CDS encoding SRPBCC family protein, which produces MRPLVRRTAAAALLVGALLLTRRLTMTWGTRDGEPSEPLAGDEIVPDADAVATRAVTIDAPPREVWKWVLQLGQGRGGFYSYEWLENLVGCDIENADRVDPRWQRLAVGDDVRLHPDVALRVAAMVPDRHLVLRGAVPVGASAPPYDFTWSFVLRPVADGATRLVVRERYGYTRWWSGAIVEPVQPVSFLMSARMLRGIRDRAEGRVGEKAA
- a CDS encoding mechanosensitive ion channel domain-containing protein, with the protein product MVDTVSSWFADSDVSGWDVVLALLAVLGAWLLSRLARRGVRALGARTKGLSPQVLAVAERVVHYAVLLVGIGLALAFLGFRTEPILGAVIVVVIVAVLALRGIADNFGAAIILQTRTPVRLGDEIESLDWTGVVKELNGRSVVIATVDGREVHLPNAAVLGAPLVNHSVHGARRSTVEVRLEDARPGEIATTVLPAVVGAHGVHRHPAPDALTIAAEPTRTTVHVRFWHAPKNEPHATSAVVAAVGEALRDRHGEWVVTGEIPAQPFVPPSPV
- a CDS encoding DUF5979 domain-containing protein, which gives rise to MTALPDRRTHTGRRSPVAFLLTLLLALTSVLTTIPAAHAATGTPISVDSISFSKQELADGSTQELTVRWSVPGEATNPVSVSVDLPAGLTGRADRFAMISPDGDPAGECVVGATTITCTVDPAYVDGHEVAMSGEFTVRADVWLENLSTVEHVFDFGTVDGPVTVTVTPNPDRCTESCTYQGQHEGKWGWYDNLTDTITWTVSVPAPSDGMPAGLDVVVEDVLDPTAYELIGTPTVYEGRSTSYDRLGREQADLRAKGPSDVTVSADGLRVEFTSVAGAAGESLPPGHTGLTGSVYRVEWTVRALDEGKATTYANTARYTIEGDVSHVVTGQATRWSGSGTVVGRNFGKLQLTKELHGDTTLTSAFSVRYTALLDGQVTDERTVELRDGQTFLTDELFKGTTVRLEEIAPTGPENVTWADPVFVQPDGTTSERLELTFGADRSNLGGVTEIRLVNRATLARAAVQAHKVVVNDDGLRLPQDLSFTLAYAWDAVPGRGIGAGSGRVTLPATGDRVSVPDLPVGATVRFTEPAPTKVPGGTWSSPAVSPSEVFVTDASGTVDVTVTNTVTRDLGAFSLTKRLAGDGAGLVTDPTFTVRWSYPADPAQGIDEAGTGEVTVTAGEPAIVVDQVPAGARVTLTEVLDEVEGGTWGETAFSEQTFTVIKDDVVAVDLDNVITLNAGFVSVRKAIEGTGAGLVPADDTFVVRYTYPAGTGFAAGDGRLVVPADGEVVTSGPLPYGAVLTLSELPPADVAGATWGEVGTFAPRVVTIGDGTTSEVTLTNSISRDVGAFALSKRVEGSGAALVAPEDEYTFTYSYPAGDTWAALEATTVSVPGDGTTVTVRDIPAGAVVTVAEDSPEAVEGGTWSAPTYGAANSFVVTKDSTYALDVVNSIERTTGYLSVRKDVVGTGAHLLPADAEFVVRYTYPAGDGFAAGEGTVVVTADGVPGVSEPLPYGALVTLVEEAPAPVAGATWTEAVLSTEQVRVGDGTVVGVVVTNTLDTNPARPGPGVDRLSNTGVTVPLALLGGAVLLVAGGATLRVAARRRRS